In Pedobacter heparinus DSM 2366, the following are encoded in one genomic region:
- the purN gene encoding phosphoribosylglycinamide formyltransferase, with translation MKKRIAIFASGSGSNAQKLMELYKKSPDVEIALVLTNNPDAYVLQRADNFEIPSHIFDKKEFYQTDSVIDMLKNLEIDLIVLAGFLWLIPKNLIAEYPGRIINIHPALLPKYGGKGMYGDHVHHAVMAAGESEGGITIHYVDENYDEGEYIYQARYKIEKDDNLEMVKFKGQQLEHQHYPRIIDSIVRKIKK, from the coding sequence ATGAAAAAGCGCATCGCCATATTTGCCTCAGGATCAGGATCAAATGCTCAAAAACTTATGGAACTTTATAAAAAAAGTCCTGATGTGGAAATTGCACTTGTGCTGACCAACAACCCCGATGCCTATGTATTACAGCGCGCAGATAACTTTGAGATCCCTTCACATATTTTTGATAAAAAGGAATTTTATCAAACAGACAGCGTGATTGATATGCTTAAAAACTTAGAAATAGACCTGATTGTACTGGCCGGTTTTCTATGGCTGATTCCTAAAAACCTGATTGCAGAATATCCGGGCCGCATCATCAACATTCATCCCGCATTGTTGCCCAAATATGGTGGTAAGGGCATGTATGGCGACCATGTACACCATGCCGTGATGGCAGCCGGAGAATCCGAAGGGGGCATTACCATACACTATGTGGATGAAAATTATGATGAAGGTGAATACATTTACCAGGCACGTTATAAAATTGAAAAAGACGACAATCTGGAGATGGTCAAATTTAAAGGACAGCAACTTGAACATCAGCATTATCCGCGTATAATTGACTCAATTGTCAGGAAGATAAAAAAGTAA
- the mrdA gene encoding penicillin-binding protein 2, whose translation MDNLFGRKYVIQGLFIAIGLILLGTLFYIQIASDKYFLSAEFNVLRKIYTFPARGVIFDRNEKPLAQNEAVYDLMVIPNQVKEMDTLALCNIIGIDTVAFRKNLKKVSNQSRYQPGIFERQLSVETYATLSEQLSRFPGFFVQSRTIRHYPDSVAAHFLGYIKEVSSTDIQNSEGYYRSGDYIGKSGVEKSYETLLRGERGVVNMLYDARNVPKGSYAEGRFDTAAVSGDRLISSLDLKLQKLGEELMHNKVGSIVAIEPASGEILAFVSSPSYDPNLMVGRQSGNNYMKILVAPNRPFTIRPIQGYYSPGSSFKPLDALIGLQEGVIDPNTTFNCPGYFRVGNHTVKCEHVDGNIALRRGLARSCNTYACYVFQKLITQRKYANQKLAYDDWQKKVRKFGLGEKSGIDLPSERAGRLYDAAYYSKKYSKYWNFGTVISLAIGQGEMDATPLQMANIMAIIANRGYYIKPHLVKAIGKDKVIKKEYVKKNYVDVDAVHFDPVIDGMQDAVNAPWGTAIQSRIEGILMCGKTGTVQNPRGKNHSVFIGFAPRDNPKIAIAVIVENAGYGSTYAAPIASYIAEQYLKGSLPKNKLAQVEWMKKQVILPVPPKPKVKPKVDTTDSTLKIIPQVIKPDNKSTEKTVNKPTTK comes from the coding sequence ATGGATAATCTGTTTGGCCGTAAATATGTAATACAGGGTTTATTCATTGCCATTGGTTTAATCTTGCTGGGTACCCTGTTTTATATTCAGATAGCGAGTGATAAATATTTTCTTTCTGCAGAATTTAACGTACTGCGCAAGATCTATACTTTTCCGGCACGGGGGGTAATATTTGATCGTAATGAAAAACCACTGGCCCAGAATGAAGCTGTATACGATTTAATGGTGATTCCCAACCAGGTAAAGGAAATGGATACATTAGCGCTGTGCAATATTATAGGTATAGATACGGTCGCTTTCAGAAAAAACCTGAAAAAAGTTTCCAACCAATCGAGGTATCAGCCAGGCATTTTTGAGCGGCAATTATCCGTCGAAACTTATGCCACTTTATCGGAACAGCTTTCCAGGTTTCCCGGTTTTTTTGTACAAAGCAGAACGATCAGGCATTATCCTGATAGTGTAGCCGCCCATTTCCTTGGGTATATTAAAGAAGTATCTTCTACCGACATTCAAAACTCTGAAGGCTATTACCGCTCTGGTGATTACATTGGTAAATCAGGAGTAGAAAAATCGTACGAGACTTTGTTAAGGGGAGAAAGGGGCGTGGTTAACATGCTGTACGATGCCCGGAATGTTCCTAAGGGAAGCTACGCAGAGGGCCGGTTTGATACTGCAGCGGTGTCTGGCGACAGGCTCATCTCTTCTCTCGACCTTAAGCTCCAGAAGCTTGGTGAAGAGCTGATGCACAATAAAGTGGGCAGCATTGTAGCCATAGAACCAGCATCCGGGGAAATCCTGGCTTTTGTAAGCAGTCCGAGTTACGACCCCAACCTGATGGTAGGTAGACAATCAGGCAATAATTATATGAAAATATTGGTTGCACCGAACAGACCTTTCACCATACGTCCGATACAAGGTTACTATTCACCTGGATCTTCTTTCAAACCTTTGGACGCTTTGATCGGTCTGCAGGAAGGTGTTATAGACCCAAACACCACATTCAACTGTCCCGGATATTTCCGCGTAGGGAACCACACAGTAAAATGTGAGCACGTAGATGGCAATATCGCTTTGCGAAGGGGGCTTGCCAGATCCTGTAACACTTATGCCTGCTATGTGTTTCAAAAGCTGATTACACAGCGGAAATACGCAAACCAGAAGCTTGCCTATGACGACTGGCAAAAGAAGGTCAGAAAATTTGGTCTGGGCGAAAAATCAGGGATAGACCTGCCATCTGAACGTGCTGGACGTTTATACGACGCCGCCTATTATTCTAAAAAATACAGTAAATACTGGAACTTTGGCACAGTGATTTCCCTGGCCATAGGACAGGGAGAAATGGATGCTACCCCACTACAAATGGCCAATATTATGGCCATTATCGCCAACAGGGGCTATTACATTAAACCCCACCTGGTAAAAGCCATCGGTAAAGACAAGGTGATCAAAAAAGAATACGTCAAAAAGAATTACGTAGATGTGGATGCGGTACATTTTGACCCTGTAATTGATGGTATGCAGGATGCTGTAAATGCACCATGGGGAACCGCTATCCAATCGAGGATCGAAGGCATTCTGATGTGTGGTAAAACCGGAACGGTACAAAATCCACGTGGTAAAAACCACTCTGTATTTATTGGTTTTGCCCCGCGGGACAATCCAAAAATTGCGATTGCCGTAATTGTGGAAAATGCTGGTTATGGCAGCACTTACGCTGCCCCCATAGCCAGCTATATTGCAGAACAATACCTGAAAGGAAGCCTGCCTAAAAATAAACTGGCCCAGGTAGAATGGATGAAAAAACAGGTGATCCTTCCGGTACCGCCTAAGCCAAAGGTAAAACCCAAAGTAGATACAACCGACTCGACATTAAAAATAATTCCGCAGGTAATAAAGCCAGACAATAAATCAACAGAAAAAACGGTAAACAAACCCACTACAAAATGA
- a CDS encoding rod shape-determining protein: MGLFNWFTQEVAIDLGTANTLIIHNDKVVVDEPSIVAFDRQTNKIIAIGRQAMQMEGKTHDNIRTVRPLKDGVIADFNAAEAMIKGMIRMLNGGKGWMFPSLRMVICIPSGITEVEKRAVRDSAEIAGAKEVYLIHEPMAAAVGIGIDVEEPMGNMIIDIGGGTTEIAVIALSGIVCDQSIRVAGDNFDSDIVNYIRRQHNIMIGDRTAEKIKIEVGAALPELADPPADFAVQGRDLMTGVPKQITVSYTEIAHCLDKSISKIEEAILKALEITPPELSADIYQTGIYLTGGGALLRGLDKRVAAKTKLPVHVAEDPLRAVVRGTGIALKNIGGFKFLMQ, from the coding sequence ATGGGTTTATTTAATTGGTTTACACAAGAGGTTGCTATCGATTTAGGCACGGCAAACACCTTGATTATACATAATGACAAAGTAGTAGTTGATGAACCTTCAATAGTTGCTTTTGACAGACAGACAAATAAAATTATTGCAATTGGCCGGCAGGCCATGCAGATGGAAGGTAAGACCCATGATAATATCCGTACCGTCCGTCCGCTTAAAGATGGCGTGATAGCAGATTTCAATGCTGCTGAAGCCATGATCAAAGGAATGATCAGGATGCTAAACGGTGGTAAAGGCTGGATGTTCCCTTCGCTGAGAATGGTAATCTGTATCCCTTCAGGAATTACAGAAGTTGAAAAGCGCGCGGTAAGGGACTCGGCAGAGATTGCCGGTGCCAAAGAGGTTTACCTGATCCATGAGCCTATGGCTGCTGCAGTAGGCATAGGGATTGATGTAGAAGAACCAATGGGAAACATGATCATCGATATAGGTGGTGGTACTACTGAAATAGCAGTTATCGCCTTATCGGGTATTGTGTGCGACCAGAGTATCCGCGTTGCGGGTGACAATTTCGACTCCGATATTGTAAATTACATCCGTCGCCAGCACAACATCATGATTGGCGACCGGACTGCCGAAAAAATTAAAATAGAGGTTGGTGCTGCATTGCCTGAACTGGCAGATCCACCGGCAGATTTTGCCGTTCAAGGTCGTGACCTGATGACTGGTGTGCCTAAGCAGATTACCGTTTCCTATACCGAAATAGCACATTGCCTGGATAAATCAATCTCTAAAATTGAAGAAGCTATCCTTAAAGCCTTAGAGATCACGCCACCCGAGCTTTCTGCTGATATTTATCAGACAGGTATTTACCTGACAGGTGGTGGAGCATTGCTGCGTGGTTTAGATAAACGTGTAGCGGCTAAAACCAAACTGCCCGTACACGTTGCCGAAGATCCGCTTCGTGCCGTGGTACGCGGAACAGGTATAGCTTTAAAAAACATTGGCGGTTTTAAATTTTTAATGCAGTAA
- a CDS encoding ThuA domain-containing protein, which produces MKKLGITIILCIICGTCFAQKKIHILIITGGHGFKQVPFYQMFDSLGSHISYDKLEQPAANALIASAAVDKYDALVFYDMYNSITASQKQAYQQLLKKGKAMLFLHHSLVSYQDWDEFQKIIGGKYYEQATLVNGDTIKSSYQHDVIIPVKIESPKHPVTRGLKDFEIYDEVYGHFGTQPNIRPLLSTTHPGSSRYIAWINTYGRTDVLFIQLGHGPEAFKNPNYRKLLKQGIEWSVLRHKKNMD; this is translated from the coding sequence ATGAAAAAACTAGGTATAACCATTATATTGTGCATCATTTGTGGGACTTGTTTTGCGCAGAAAAAGATACACATCCTGATCATTACCGGGGGACATGGATTTAAGCAGGTACCGTTTTACCAGATGTTTGATTCATTAGGTAGTCATATTAGTTACGATAAACTGGAACAACCGGCAGCCAATGCACTGATCGCCTCAGCAGCTGTCGACAAATATGATGCACTTGTTTTTTATGATATGTACAATTCTATTACTGCATCACAAAAACAGGCTTATCAGCAATTGTTAAAGAAAGGAAAGGCAATGCTATTTCTGCACCATTCTTTGGTATCTTACCAGGATTGGGATGAATTTCAAAAGATCATTGGGGGTAAATATTATGAGCAGGCAACACTTGTAAATGGTGATACCATAAAATCGAGCTACCAGCACGATGTCATTATCCCGGTGAAAATAGAAAGCCCTAAGCACCCTGTTACCAGAGGGCTTAAAGATTTCGAAATCTACGATGAAGTATATGGGCATTTTGGTACGCAGCCAAATATCAGGCCATTGCTTAGTACCACTCATCCGGGGAGTTCCCGTTACATCGCATGGATCAATACTTATGGTCGCACTGATGTCCTGTTTATCCAATTGGGACATGGACCGGAAGCCTTCAAGAATCCCAATTACAGGAAATTGTTAAAGCAGGGTATTGAATGGTCGGTATTGCGGCATAAAAAAAATATGGATTAA
- the mreC gene encoding rod shape-determining protein MreC: MRNLWIFINRYNAFFLFIIFFAIGIILTVKNNAYQRSVTVNSTNEVVGEVYQNLNVLKKYINLGNVNDSLAQENAKLKTELLTLKSIDSAKKITVKDTLNNPQYTYLSARVIKNSITLRNNVITINKGTADGIARNMPVISPGKGVVGFIMDVSEHLATVRSLLHKDTKISVNIKSNNALGSLVWGIGNSDFTKAYVKEVPNHFKVNLKDTIVTSGFSSFPPGIPVGIVTNTAVPTGDNFMSVEIKLFNDFSTLQYVYVILDKYAAEQKELEAKLPNE, from the coding sequence ATGCGTAACCTTTGGATTTTCATAAACAGATATAACGCATTTTTTCTATTCATTATCTTTTTTGCAATTGGAATTATCCTTACCGTAAAAAACAACGCCTACCAGCGCAGTGTAACTGTTAACTCTACCAACGAGGTAGTTGGCGAGGTATACCAAAACCTGAATGTTCTGAAGAAATACATTAACCTGGGAAATGTGAACGACAGTCTTGCTCAGGAAAATGCAAAGCTGAAAACAGAACTGCTTACACTCAAAAGTATAGACAGCGCTAAAAAAATTACCGTTAAGGATACGCTAAATAATCCGCAATACACCTATTTGTCGGCCAGGGTAATTAAGAATTCCATTACACTCAGAAACAACGTCATCACTATCAATAAAGGTACCGCAGATGGGATTGCACGCAATATGCCGGTAATATCGCCGGGCAAAGGGGTAGTGGGCTTTATAATGGATGTTTCGGAACACCTGGCAACAGTACGTTCCCTACTGCACAAGGATACCAAAATAAGTGTAAATATAAAAAGTAATAATGCCCTTGGCTCATTGGTTTGGGGCATTGGCAATTCCGATTTTACAAAGGCTTATGTAAAAGAGGTACCCAATCATTTTAAGGTAAACCTGAAAGATACCATTGTAACTTCCGGTTTTTCATCTTTTCCTCCGGGGATCCCGGTAGGAATAGTGACCAATACAGCAGTACCAACGGGTGATAATTTTATGTCCGTAGAAATTAAACTTTTCAACGATTTTAGTACCTTACAATATGTGTACGTAATTCTTGATAAATATGCCGCAGAACAGAAAGAATTAGAAGCAAAATTGCCAAATGAATAG
- the purH gene encoding bifunctional phosphoribosylaminoimidazolecarboxamide formyltransferase/IMP cyclohydrolase produces the protein MSQSKKIKNALISVYYKDGLEPLVRLLASQGVQLFSTGGTEQFIKDLDIPVTAVEDLTGYPSILGGRVKTLHPKVFGGILNRRALGSDQEQIAQYEIPEIDLVIVDLYPFEETVKAGGSESEIIEKIDIGGISLIRAAAKNFNDVVILASKDDYSTLQQQLEAQNGETTLAQRKAFAKKAFHTSSNYDTAIFNYFNTEEPLTVFKHSIAQAQTLRYGENPHQQGVFYGDLEAMFTKLNGKELSYNNLVDVDAAVALIDEFEEPTFAILKHTNACGVASKPNLLDAWNVALACDPVSAFGGVLIANREIDLATATEINKLFFEVLIAPSYQPEAIELFRAKKNRVILQRNDVELSKKQFKTLLNGVIEQDKDLIIEGPEQMSPVTDKAPTTQELKDLYFANKIVKHTKSNTIVFVKNNQLLASGVGQTSRVDALKQAIVKADAFGFDLKGSVMASDAFFPFPDCVEIASEAGITAILQPGGSIKDADSVNMANEKGIAMVTTGVRHFKH, from the coding sequence ATGAGTCAATCTAAAAAGATCAAAAACGCTTTAATTTCAGTTTATTATAAAGATGGTTTAGAACCTCTGGTTCGTTTACTTGCCAGCCAGGGTGTACAGCTATTCTCTACCGGAGGTACAGAACAGTTTATTAAAGACCTCGATATACCTGTTACTGCTGTTGAAGACCTTACCGGCTACCCTTCTATTTTAGGAGGACGTGTGAAAACTTTGCACCCTAAAGTTTTTGGTGGCATTTTAAACCGCAGGGCACTCGGATCGGACCAGGAGCAGATTGCCCAATATGAAATACCTGAAATTGATCTGGTTATTGTAGATCTTTATCCATTTGAAGAAACTGTTAAAGCTGGTGGTTCTGAATCAGAGATCATCGAAAAAATAGATATAGGCGGCATTTCATTGATCAGGGCTGCAGCCAAGAACTTTAATGATGTGGTGATCCTGGCTTCTAAAGATGATTATTCCACTTTACAACAACAGCTGGAAGCACAAAATGGTGAAACGACTTTAGCCCAGCGTAAGGCTTTTGCTAAAAAAGCATTCCATACCTCTTCTAACTACGACACGGCCATCTTTAATTATTTTAATACAGAAGAACCACTTACAGTATTTAAACACAGCATTGCACAGGCACAGACGTTAAGATACGGCGAAAATCCGCACCAGCAAGGCGTGTTTTATGGTGATCTGGAAGCCATGTTTACCAAACTGAATGGTAAAGAGCTTTCGTACAACAACCTGGTTGATGTAGATGCAGCCGTTGCCTTAATTGATGAGTTTGAGGAGCCTACCTTTGCCATCTTAAAACATACCAATGCCTGCGGTGTGGCTTCAAAACCAAACCTGCTGGATGCATGGAATGTGGCTTTGGCCTGCGATCCGGTATCGGCATTTGGCGGTGTGCTGATCGCCAACAGGGAAATTGACCTGGCTACGGCTACCGAGATCAATAAATTATTTTTCGAAGTATTGATCGCCCCATCTTACCAACCTGAAGCAATTGAGCTGTTCCGCGCTAAAAAGAACAGGGTGATCTTGCAGCGTAATGATGTTGAACTGAGCAAAAAACAGTTCAAGACTTTATTGAACGGCGTGATTGAGCAGGATAAAGACCTGATTATTGAAGGCCCTGAACAAATGAGCCCGGTAACTGATAAGGCGCCGACCACACAGGAATTAAAAGACCTTTATTTTGCTAATAAAATTGTAAAACATACCAAATCAAATACCATTGTATTTGTTAAAAACAATCAGTTACTGGCCAGCGGTGTAGGCCAGACTTCAAGAGTTGATGCTTTAAAGCAGGCTATTGTTAAGGCCGATGCCTTTGGCTTTGACCTGAAAGGTTCAGTTATGGCCTCGGATGCCTTTTTTCCTTTCCCTGATTGTGTAGAAATTGCTTCCGAAGCAGGGATTACTGCCATTTTACAGCCGGGTGGTTCTATTAAAGATGCCGATTCTGTAAATATGGCCAATGAAAAAGGAATTGCCATGGTTACTACAGGTGTAAGACATTTTAAACACTAA
- the rodA gene encoding rod shape-determining protein RodA: MSNQQSNRFFFNVDWVTVLIYIALCAIGFVNIYASVFNPDESATFNFASNYGKQLIFIITGLILGLSILLLDAKFFSVFSPIIYGVTMLLLLIVLVVGRNVGGNQAWIPLGSFRLQPSELAKFGTALLLARYISSFSPKLTTLKPVLMAAIIIILPMCLIMLQPDAGSMLVFLSFMFPLYREGLPGYLLVIFWGMVLLFILNLFLTPWILISAILAIGGLFIYFNKRKQQRMITIGVITLAAIGYLFIAKLMFENVLQPHQRTRIELILGLKTDPRGAGYNVNQSKIAIGSGQLTGRGFLEGTQTKYGYVPEQSTDFIFSTIGEEWGFAGCFVVIALYLFMLLRIINLAERQRSTFSRVYGYCVACIIFFHVFINIGMTIGIVPVIGIPLPFISYGGSSLWSFTVLLFIFLKLDSNRMGFI, from the coding sequence ATGAGCAATCAGCAAAGCAACAGGTTCTTTTTTAATGTAGACTGGGTAACCGTTCTGATCTATATCGCATTGTGTGCAATTGGTTTTGTAAACATTTATGCTTCAGTATTTAACCCTGATGAGTCGGCCACATTCAACTTCGCGTCCAACTATGGCAAACAGCTTATTTTTATCATCACCGGCCTGATACTGGGTTTATCTATATTACTGCTTGATGCCAAATTTTTCAGTGTTTTCTCGCCCATCATTTATGGGGTTACCATGCTATTGCTGCTTATAGTACTGGTTGTAGGCCGCAATGTGGGTGGCAACCAGGCCTGGATCCCACTGGGCTCTTTTAGGTTACAGCCCTCTGAGCTGGCCAAATTTGGCACAGCCCTGCTGCTGGCCAGGTATATCAGCTCCTTTAGCCCAAAACTCACCACCCTGAAACCAGTGCTGATGGCTGCAATAATTATTATTTTGCCCATGTGCCTTATTATGCTGCAACCGGATGCAGGCTCTATGCTGGTATTCTTATCGTTTATGTTTCCGCTTTATCGTGAAGGCTTACCAGGCTATCTGCTGGTGATTTTCTGGGGAATGGTATTGTTGTTTATTCTTAACCTTTTCCTTACCCCCTGGATACTGATCTCTGCCATTCTGGCTATTGGCGGCCTGTTCATTTATTTTAACAAAAGAAAACAGCAAAGGATGATTACCATCGGTGTAATTACCCTTGCGGCAATAGGCTATCTGTTTATTGCCAAATTAATGTTCGAGAATGTATTGCAACCGCACCAGCGTACAAGGATCGAATTGATACTTGGCCTTAAAACTGATCCACGTGGGGCAGGATATAACGTAAACCAGTCAAAAATAGCCATTGGTTCAGGACAGCTTACCGGCCGTGGATTTTTAGAAGGTACGCAAACCAAATATGGTTATGTACCTGAGCAAAGTACAGACTTTATTTTTTCTACTATCGGGGAAGAATGGGGGTTTGCAGGTTGCTTCGTTGTGATTGCCTTATACCTGTTTATGCTGTTGAGGATCATCAACCTGGCAGAAAGGCAACGTTCTACCTTCTCACGTGTTTACGGATACTGCGTAGCCTGCATTATCTTTTTCCATGTATTCATCAACATCGGTATGACCATTGGAATTGTACCTGTAATAGGGATTCCCCTGCCCTTTATCAGTTATGGGGGTTCTTCATTATGGAGTTTTACCGTATTGCTCTTTATCTTCCTGAAACTTGATTCAAACAGGATGGGTTTTATTTAG